In Methylomagnum ishizawai, one DNA window encodes the following:
- a CDS encoding helix-turn-helix transcriptional regulator: MPRTATRPKAEPRTQPAQLPATGYVRIAQLIPGILPFSQATLWRMVKRKTFPAPVKLSENITAWDVAKVRAWLESRAEGQAA, from the coding sequence ATGCCACGCACCGCCACCCGGCCCAAAGCCGAACCACGGACCCAGCCCGCCCAACTCCCGGCGACCGGCTATGTCCGCATTGCCCAATTGATACCCGGCATCCTGCCGTTTTCCCAGGCCACACTGTGGCGGATGGTCAAGCGGAAAACCTTCCCGGCCCCCGTCAAGCTGTCCGAGAACATCACGGCCTGGGACGTGGCGAAAGTCCGGGCATGGCTGGAAAGCCGGGCCGAAGGCCAAGCCGCATGA